TGCCCGAGTTCGGCAATCCTTTCGCGGGCCTGAAGCACGACCGTAAATTAACGGACGAGGAGTTGGTCCGCGCCATCCGCTTTATGGTCGCGGCGGAGTACGAGGCGGTACAGCTCTATATGCAGCTCGCCGAATCCATCGATAACGAACTCGCCCGGGCGGTTCTCAAAGACATAGCGGACGAGGAGCGCGTCCACGCCGGCGAGTTCTTGCGGCTATTGAAGGAGTTGGCGCCGGACGAGGTGAAGTTCTACGAAGAGGGCGCCGAGGAGGTCGAAGATATAATAAAAGAGGCCGGATAACGTCGAACGGGCGGCCCCGCGCCGGCGTCGTCAATACGTCGTTTAGGGGAATTAAATATGCCTTATTAAGTTATGTATATTGACAACGGTCGGGTAAAGTGTTAGAATTAAAGTAATCCGCCGGCGGGAATTTACTAGAGCGTCGTGCTTAAGCGTTGTTGGAAGTGCTCGAAGTAAAAGCGCTTAGGCGTGCGGGGGGCGATTCGGTCGCGGCGGTTTCTTATTGGTTTGTATTTCAAACGTTCCGGATATTTTCGGATGGGGATGCCCGGCCGCAAGTGGTCGGGTCCCGGAAGACGCCCGAAACCTGGGTTAATAAAAAGGAGTTCAAAAAGTATGAGAACGATTTTGTTGAAATGGGGCGCCGTAGCGGCGTATTTGGCGCTGGCCGCCGTCGCGAGCGCCGCGGCCGAGATATCGCCTGCGTTGGTACGGCATCTGGCGACGGCCGGGGCCGACGAATTTGTACCGGTGACGTTTGCGCTCGACGGCGCCCTGGCGCCGGAAGCCCTCGAGGCTATGACGGCGGGGTTGGACAAAGACGCGGCTCGCGAGTTGGTGCGGAGCATAGCGAAGGAACGTGCCGCGGAAAGTCAGCACGAGCTTTTGGCTGCGCTGAAGGATGCCGAGAGCCGCGGCCTGGCGCGCGACGTTAGGGCGCTCTGGGCGCCGAACGTCGTGGCCGCCGAGGTAAGGGCGTCCTACCTTACTACTTTCGCGAATTTCGAACGCGTAATCCGTATTAACCTGGACGCCGACCACAACGTTACTTGCGCGCTCGCTTGGGGCGTCGCGAAAGTCGGCGCGGACCGCGTATGGAACGAGCTGTACGTTAAGGGCGACGGCGTCGTCGTAGCGGTAACCGACACCGGCGTCGATTACGAGCACACGGACCTTCGCGAACGCGACTGGGTGAACGAGGGCGAAATCCCGGATAACGGCATCGACGACGACGAGAACGGTTACATCGACGATTATCACGGGTGGAATACGTACAACGACTCGAAGGAGACGCGCGGCGGCGCGGGCGGCCACGGCAGCCACTGCGCCGGGTCGGTGTGCGGCGACGGCTCCGCGGGTACCCAGACGGGCGTGGCGCCGGGCGCGCTCGTGATGCCGGTGCAGGTTTTGTCCAACTCCGGGTCCGGCAACGAGTCGGCCGTGTGGGAGGGTATGCAATACGCCTTCGAAAACGGCGCCGACGTGACCAGCATGTCGCTCGGGTGGACTAAGACCATGGGCCCCGATTGGGCGAAGTGGCGCCAGACGTGCGAAACCCTCATCGCCGGCGGTATGGTGTATTCGATCGCCGCGGGTAACGAAAGGCGATACTCGTCGCTGCCGGCGCCTTATAATATTCGTACGCCCGGGACCGTACCCGCCGTTATAACCGTCGGCGCGACGACCCAAAGCGACGTCTACGCATCTTTCTCGTCGTACGGGCCGGTCACCTGGCAGGACGTACCGCCCTGGAGCGACTACCCGTACCCGCCGGGGCTTACGAAGCCCGACGTATGCGCCCCCGGTTACCAAATTACGTCGGTGCGCGGCATAACCGGCGGGTATAGCGTCATGAGCGGTACGTCGATGGCGGCGCCGCACGTAGCCGGCTTCGCGGCGCTTACCCTGCAAGTGGACCCCAAACTCACCAACGCCGAAGTACGGAATTGGATGGAGGATTACGCGCTGGACCTCGGCACGCCGGGCAAAGACAACGACTACGGCTCGGGCCGCATTAGTTGCTACGAAACGGTCTTGGCGATGCAGGCCACGCCGGTTACTATAAAGTCGTTCGCCGCGGAAGCCATGCGGGAAGGTATACGCGCACGGTGGGCGACGTCTTCCGAGAAGATGCTGGCCGGGTTCAACCTCTATCGCCGGGCCGTGTCCGAAGGCGGAGGGCTCTCGGCTCGAGCCGATGCGGCGCTCTCGTACGAGAAATTGAACGACGACCTCATCAAGGGTAGAAGCCCGTACGTCTACGACGACGGCGACGTCGAAGCCGGCGCGCGGTACGAGTACTTGCTCGAAGTCGTCGACGTTGTAGGTCGCGCGTACGCCCACGGGCCTATCCAGGTACGCGCCGGCGGCAAGGCGCTACCCGTAACTTATTGGCTGGCGCAAAGCAGGCCCAACCCGGCTCGCGAGCGCGCGGTCGTCGGATTCGGCCTGGCCGAGGGGTTCGCCGGGCGGACCGTAATCGAAGTGTACGACTTGAGCGGCCGCCGGGTACGGACGCCGGTGGACAGCAACTACCAAGCGGGCGTGTACGAAGTCGCGATAGAAACCGCTTCCTTAGTGCCGGGCGTTTATATATACCGTATGTCCGCCGGGCC
This region of bacterium genomic DNA includes:
- a CDS encoding ferritin family protein, which encodes MPEFGNPFAGLKHDRKLTDEELVRAIRFMVAAEYEAVQLYMQLAESIDNELARAVLKDIADEERVHAGEFLRLLKELAPDEVKFYEEGAEEVEDIIKEAG
- a CDS encoding S8 family serine peptidase; this encodes MRTILLKWGAVAAYLALAAVASAAAEISPALVRHLATAGADEFVPVTFALDGALAPEALEAMTAGLDKDAARELVRSIAKERAAESQHELLAALKDAESRGLARDVRALWAPNVVAAEVRASYLTTFANFERVIRINLDADHNVTCALAWGVAKVGADRVWNELYVKGDGVVVAVTDTGVDYEHTDLRERDWVNEGEIPDNGIDDDENGYIDDYHGWNTYNDSKETRGGAGGHGSHCAGSVCGDGSAGTQTGVAPGALVMPVQVLSNSGSGNESAVWEGMQYAFENGADVTSMSLGWTKTMGPDWAKWRQTCETLIAGGMVYSIAAGNERRYSSLPAPYNIRTPGTVPAVITVGATTQSDVYASFSSYGPVTWQDVPPWSDYPYPPGLTKPDVCAPGYQITSVRGITGGYSVMSGTSMAAPHVAGFAALTLQVDPKLTNAEVRNWMEDYALDLGTPGKDNDYGSGRISCYETVLAMQATPVTIKSFAAEAMREGIRARWATSSEKMLAGFNLYRRAVSEGGGLSARADAALSYEKLNDDLIKGRSPYVYDDGDVEAGARYEYLLEVVDVVGRAYAHGPIQVRAGGKALPVTYWLAQSRPNPARERAVVGFGLAEGFAGRTVIEVYDLSGRRVRTPVDSNYQAGVYEVAIETASLVPGVYIYRMSAGPFRAAKRMVVIR